The window CTGGAACTGGCAGGCATGGCCGCCAGGAGTTCTCTTTCCATATCGGCGATGATCTGCTGCCGGTCGGCGACGGCAAACCGTCTGCCGTCACGGAACCACTCGCAGGTCGTGACGGCGTTCTCGGCTACAGTGCTCGCGAACCGAGCGTCATCCCTGCCGACCATATGGTTCACTATTAGACGGAAATCACAGCAAGGCGGGTTGTAAAGACGTCTCCTGGGTTGTGGTAGCCGCCGGCGTCACGCTTTGGCGTTGAGCCACGCCGTGTTGCTGTTCGAGCTGATGGATGGTGCCCGTTCGGCGACGAGTCGTCCTCTGCCAAGATGGCCCCGTGGCTTCTCAAAGGGATCCAACCGAACAAGCAGAACTCGGCTCAGCGTCCGCGAAACCGAATTATATTTCCTGCATTGATTTGCCTTCCATCGTTGAGGGAACCTATAGTGCCATTATGAAATGGGGGCGCTTATGCCTGAGATGGCGGGTCTCGACGGCGCAGGCACGAGCGTCGGCTACCATTCCGGGCGCAGTCGCAACGCGGCTGCCCGCAACACAGCCTACATCCACGCTGGTCTCGCCCGGATCATCGAGGGCGAGATCCTGCCGCGTCTCGCGCTGGCTCATCTAGAAGGCCGGGAAGCGCAGGCATTGACGGCGCAATCGCCTACCCCGGAACGCGTTGCCGCGTTCGCGCAGGGGCTCATGAAGGGCATTCCACATGGCGAGTGGGTTCACGCTCTCCTCGAAGAGGGCTTGTCCCTGGATACTCTCCTACTCGACCTGTTCGCCCCGACGGCACGCCGCCTCGGCCAGCTTTGGGAGGAGGACGAGGCGGACTTCCTCGACGTAGCAGTCGCACTCGGTCGCCTTCAGAGCCTCACCCGCGCGGTGTG of the Methylobacterium oryzae genome contains:
- a CDS encoding cobalamin B12-binding domain-containing protein, translating into MAGLDGAGTSVGYHSGRSRNAAARNTAYIHAGLARIIEGEILPRLALAHLEGREAQALTAQSPTPERVAAFAQGLMKGIPHGEWVHALLEEGLSLDTLLLDLFAPTARRLGQLWEEDEADFLDVAVALGRLQSLTRAVCARLEGVDIPMNGRRVLLLPCPGETHLFSLALVASFFREAGWEVVLSNGVDQDPATLIHAERFDLVGISLSCDVLLPAMAEFVATLRGASCNPGVRVMVGGPLFLRDPAGATTVGADAAADDGRSAVALAETLFA